The Camelina sativa cultivar DH55 chromosome 18, Cs, whole genome shotgun sequence DNA window TCTATATAATTTGACCCATATCACtacaagaacaaatcataatgaATCAAATAAGTATTCATGAAAAATCTTAGAAATTTATAATATCTCTAATTGAACTGAATGAGCATTCATACACAAATAATTTTTTCCTACACCATAAACAAGTTTAGAACTACTTAAATTCGACGCAGATCACTTCAGCTTTGAAGTCTTTCAGTGGTGGTGgattttgagcttttttttttttttttttaatctttttaattatataaaatactcAAGGGTAAAAATGTGATAAACTGGTCAATAAAGAGTCAAATGGTACTAAGATTATAACATAGTGGAATTGACtcttttttggtcaaaagaaaTCGGAGATGATTTTCTcctaaattttcaattaattttatagaaaaataaaacaaaaaaaaaaaaaatacttttaggAAAGGGGATATGAGAGTtgattttttggtcaaaggCCATGCAGATTATTTCCAACAATagagtttctatttttgtaatcaACGCAAataaaacctataaataaatgataaaaaaaaaatgagaaaggaAGAACTACAAACATCTAcctttgagagaaaaaagaaaagagataaaagaagaagagaagaatggCTTCTCTTTGGCTGAAGTTAGTATTCTCCTTAAGTCTAATAGGCCTCAATTGTATGGCTAAATCAACTCTGGTATGTTGTTAGTTGACACCGTAATTTGGTATAATatatactaaactaatctatttCTCATATTAAGATTGTTGCATTTTGTGTTGCAGCATCAAGAAACCGAAATCGAGTGCGTCTCTATAAACAAACAGTCTGCTTTACAACATCCTCTTATGAAGAATCATCGTATACaggtatcattttattttccatgaaACATACTAATTAATCaagtttttataaagaagtaTGTTGGATTAGTGAACCTAATTAAATGAATTTCTTGTAGACTCGACCAAGTCGAGAGCTTTTATCAATGCTTTCTACGTCCAATGGTAACATACTCGGAGAGATTGATTTGAAGGGATCAGAAGAATGTCCAAAGGGACAAGTACcgattcataaaccaaaaaccaactTAACCGATAATCTTATTCATCCCCAACAACTTCCTAAAGAAGGTAACCTCTTGCATTTGACTTCTTCTAAATATCAATCACCTTTGATGGCAACATCTTGTTGAGGTTTAATTTTGTATTATCTCACTTTACgcttatatttcttttttacgCTTACATTTATTTTTACGTATAGACGTTAAACTATATtgtgtttacttttaaaaagcatgtatattatgtaattatttttgtgtttacaATTTGTAATGatgtttgataaaatttgttattttaaactttatacaaactaaatattttaactagTAATTTGCAAACACAAATATAAGCATGTACacataaaactaataaaagGACCCATTGTCTACTCTAAagattatattgtatttattctTTGTTGGTACTTGGTTCTTATAtctttttagtaaataaatagTATTTTACTCTAACCAcaattcttttccttcttctagGCAGTCGTCTCCTGAAACAAACTCGTAGGGgtaaagaacagaagagaaagaacaGGCTACGtacaaaaactaaaagcaaaCCCATCTCTTCCGCaatgttttctcaaaaaaataagaatcaacACCGCCGGCCAACATTATTTACAGAGACCCATCTACATGTAAGTAGCTCAAGCTGCAACGCCATGCATATATTAGGTGATGATTATCTTACGgtataaatatgattttatttgcaGTATGCAATTGTTAAGACATTTCTAAATACGACCAACAAATGGCGTGGAGCACAAGCATTGTTTAATATTAACAAGCCCATAGTGGCACAAAATCAGTTTAGTAAGGCTTGGATTTGGCTTAATTACATACAAGGAAGCGTGACGAGCAGCATCCAGTTTGGTTGGGCTGTAAGTATTTTACTACTAAAAACAACATTGATCGATTTGAATTACTTGTACTTGTAGAACCTTCTTAGATAGTCATTTTAGTTAGATGTTTGGATACTACATGAAAACCCCTCTAAACTTCTCTCTCGATCCATCACTACAGGTGCATAGGAAATTATATCCAGACGATCGTCCAAGACTAACCACATTTTGGACGGTGAGTGATGATTTCATCATCTCGATCGAGTTCCATGATAATTAAGCatgttttggttaattttggtatgatcataatcaaatattttatatgttacaGTCAGACCGAAATCAAAAAGGATGTTACAATGCGTTATGTCCGGGAGGCTATGTTCAGATTCATAAATCAATCTACCCCGGTATGGTTTATAATCATATCAATGTTCCAGGAGGAAAACAGAACACTGTCCATCTTTCTGTTGCTGAGGTACaaactaaaaccctaatttaagaAACAAAGATAGGCATTGACGATATGTATACAGTATCGTTTACAGTATGTATAAAATTAATGCAGGATCCGGTGACCAAAAATTGGGTATTGACGATAGGATCCACAATGATAGGCTATTGGCCGCGTCAAGGTCACATGGCAGAAGGAGCTTCTGAAGTTTACTTCGGTGGATTTGCAGGAAGCAGTGATTTGTCTCAACCCACGACAACAAGCCCACCTATGGGAACTGGAGCTTTTCCGACAAGAGATTTGAGTCGGTCTTGTTTCATGAAACAACTTAAATATGTTCTTTCGGATTATACAGTGGTAGATATTAATTCCAACGAGGTCGAGGCTTATGTGGATAATCGTAAGTGTTATGGTGTAATGTTTCTCAAGTATGTAGATTTTGATTCGAGAGAGACTCTTACCTTTGGAGGACCAGGTGGacaatgttaatttataaatatatacaaaaatcatttatttattactcCCTCACTTTCAAAATATACAATGTTTTTATCATGCAGATTAAGAAtgttacttttaacaagttcaactaatcagaaacaatattgtataatataaaaattaaattaattcaaaagtTGTACAGAAACTTGagaacatcctatattatgaaacaaaaaaatattatttaaaatatcctatattacaaaatagaaggaatattattttttaatattaaaatttgaaaatcatCCAAATGGGCTGGGCTGCGGTCTTTACACTTTCGATCCAGTAACAAAATTACGGTTTACAAAATCTACGAACAAGATGATACACGACAACAACAAATCCAAAATAAGAACAAGATGATACAAAAAGAAAgggaacaaaaaacaaaaatgagagaGAAGGCGACTAAAAAGGCGATTTTTTACAGTTATCTTTTCGAATCTCTTTGGCGACGGTTCTCTGCGATTTTGCCGGCGGAGTGGTTCATCTCACCACTACCACTCAGGCAGTTATCTCCACGCTAATTCCCCGAAACAAACGTGATGCCACTCCGACGGTTACAGAGGACCTTTCTCTATATAATCGCAGaatgataactctctaatttacatgtttttagcatccttttttgtccatattttgcattgttcatacctctaacttagcatttttaggtcatttactgtaggaattcacttttagagcatttagggtgttgcatttctgcatttgcatattttggatgaaaacaggtgctaaagagccaaaaatggggaaaaacaaggacaactcgagcatgtacccgaaggagccatcgagctgcaagaacaagtccgaaccccaacacgatcgaggaggatccaagagcatgaagagcaacccgaagatccacccgaggagtaacccgacttcaccctcgtgtaccccatcgagtagatcatcgggcaggtctgggaagctaggtcaaatgggtttccatatataaaccccctcttcccctagcttgCAAAGGAGCACGCCGAAAACCCTCAAACcggagagcgagagcttctgtgagagaactgagcgactcaacatttttcttcttgttttgcatttttattttgtagttttcttagatttctatcctttactttctctactctactctatcttttaatacaatgtcattttcattcattttgattgctttgttagttgcttctatgtccgagtagtgtagtaaggTTTCTAGGAATGGGaaagatgattttgtgttcttgatcggttaggatgatttagttgattgtaaatgattgatagatttctttctagattggtgctcttaatgctgtcaacagaccgaaaggttgagattagatctagggcgtttacaaatgctacaggccgaaaggagtagataaaatgcttgatttagccaatgctagaggtttacttaactctgagtaacaaaattagatgagtttaagtctactgacaataatgaatcgttcttaatgcctgcttgttcatattgctagtgcgacagtgtggtaatgtgttcaaggttgattgttgctagtgcgaaagtgtggtgacaaggtcttagaggttcattgtctaggaaataattgcttgaggcatgtaaggcatccgtactggtctagaacacttaggattcgattacccccatccttaggaactttcgtattttatttatttgcatttctttcacttactcgactacttacccgatcagttacacgataacctgtatcgagtcatacctcgagctgttcatatctcacttgcatactcgatcaccccactcgatcctgtactcgattgcttgcatcgagtgcttaggtcgtgtggtttacttgtttatattcttttactttgtttattataGGAatcgttagaaccaaaaccctaattgcttggcttgacttgcattgttctgatcatatccttcctgctagcaatacacaaccatttggattgataaccctttgtactacaactgcataggggattgataccctgggtgaaaacctgtctatcaatttggcgtcgttgcttgtctatcaatttggcgctgttgcctgtctatcaatttggcgccgttgccatttggttgttttaattttgctacgtttTGGATTTCAGcgcttgctagatcaagttcgtttttttatatttggtttggatactgacttgtttgctttcgcattgtttgttttgaatctcaggtacaacccgagcacccacccgacccttcactcgatcacctggatcgagttgatcctcgtgtacacactcggacacatacctgtgcatgcaaacacgatccagaggtagccagaacctgagttctttcatcgacaacatcgacagacctcagctactcagacaacaacaagttcaacaagaaccatcaatcattgaggagacgatgaataatcagaacggtccaccagctcctcaagcaaggaccaatataggagcaggagatgttCCAtttactcacactcaaaggaatggcattgggccaccagctgtgcagaacaataattttgagatcaagagtagtctcatccagatgatacagagtaataagtttcatggattgccaatggaggacccattggatccagaggtagcctcactaagatcaatggagtcaATGAAGATTGATTCaagctccggcttttcccattctctttgggagacaaagcacgaatctgggagaaatcgctccctaaggagtccatcaccacttgggaagcgtgcaagaaggcattcctggacaaattcttctccaactccagaaccgcaaggctgcgaaatgacatttccggctttgttcaAAGGAACAAcgaaacgttcagtgaagcttgggaacgtttcaagggatacactactcgatgtccacatcacgacttcagtaatgcttcattgctgagcacactttacCGAGgcgtggtccccaagatacggatgttgcagAACACCGCAAgccatggtaacttcctcaacaaagatgttgatgaaggttgggacctagttgagaacttggctcaatctgatggcaactacaatgaggaatatgatcgctctgtgcgatctacaggagaggaatatgccaagtacaagagggacatgaaagccctcaaggacaagctcgatcagctcctcaactagcagaagcatgttcatgctatattagaggaagagcagtttccaCAACAATATGGGGAGACTAGCaactagaggatgttaactacatcaacaaccaaggagggtacaacagagggtacaacaacttcaagccgaatccgaatctgtcttatcggaacccgaatgttgcgaatcctcaggaccaaacttatCCATCTGCAATTCAAGGGAACCAGatccaacagaagccttttgtccaatacaaccAAAGGTTAtgcacctaagcagcagtattcaggaacctacaaccaaccacctggattccaacaacaccaaggtccaccaaaccaatcacaagaagctgagttacgcAGTCTCATTCAGTAAATGATTCAGAATTAGGCTACCGCCtctatggacatcgcgaaacggttcgcagagatgagcaacaagatcgactcagggtacaatgatctcaatgccaagtacgaatcatTTAACACAAAGGTTCGATACCTGGAAGGCCATCATAACAACTAACCAGccccaaagatcaaccaactcccaggtaaagctgttcaaaacccccaaggattatgcaactgctcaagccatcttccttgatgatgactatgaggactacctcactggggacagtgatgatcaagatggggaggaggTGGAACACCCAATGtgaaatgaggccaagtactacatatccgagtatgaacccgagtcttcacccgaagagactgatcgagttgatgatcgagaaCTGGTTCGAGAATCGCAAACcaaagaacaacccgaagtggaaCCTGATGACCTAcatgatggtgttgatcggatgatgcatcgagtagatgttgaaaaGATAGATCATCCTCAACCACCTGCACTAGTAGAAGGGGAGTTAGAGGAAatgttcaatgctgcacttgacatccagctggaggcgcttgcagagcgaatggctaagcgtaaagctccaccacctaagttTTTGCTCCCACACGAGCTTCATCAaggaagctgccaaggaagcagctcgattggaggatgagttcaaggaagctgtcaaggagattggttttgaaattctgataagtggagtttgcttggatcctgagctgcgaattgaggaaaaacttgaaaatcctggctctttcaccttgccgtgttcgataggacttcggatcttcaagaagtgtttgtgcgaccttggagcttcagttagcattatgccgctttcagttgccaacaagctaggattcactgattttaaaccaagtaaattgtatttggttctggcCGACAAAACAGTGAGGCATCTGATTGGTATCCTGGAGAAcctgcctctcaggattggaagattAGAAGTGCTTGccgacttcatgatcctcgATATAGACAAGGAACCGGATGATCCGctgattctaggaagaccattcttggcaacagttggtgttGTGATCGAGGtgaagcaaggcaagatcagaatagaacatggtgagcatttcaagatggagtttgatgtgaagaaggggattaagaggccaaccattgatggtcaagctttcttTACAAAGACCAAGCAAAGGGaggtgcaacatcttgaagaggtcaacaccacatttgccttagaacctggacaagacctggaaaatctgttgaaccagcctactgcagtggagaggattccagaacctcttccgCATGGaccccatgcttaaggagcatgaagagtcaagcttagtgactttaaacaagctcacttgggaggaagtcccaaaggtatcttttaattttagcttatttgttttacttacttttatttactttttctctttttgcaattttataaaaaaaaaaaaaatggaaaattaagaagaggaaaattgaggaacccgagggtcaacccgacaccgtactcgacgcgcctgatcgtgtccctgctcgggtggcgagtggagtccgaatcccacaaggaagcccactctcagtgaagcccaccaaccaaaccctagcctatttaagggGTTTCGACATTCTCTCCCCTTCCATCACCGATAAGTATCTctcaaccctagagtttttGCTTTCCAAAGTTTCtattctattctctctcaaactcgagctttattcgatttctttgggactaaccctattaacctcgagacttagcctttttcttctcaaggaatcaaacatggagccaatcgctaaaatctaccaaaggaagggaagaagatcaacctccgccgctgctacaaccggaggtgatgccgtcgAAGTTCGAGAGTCtcaaggaagaggaaacgttccacattcccaaccgttgggtggacgtttagcctccccaacccgatgcacaacccgatccaccacccgacctGATGCTCGAGTAACCAATCGAGTAGGCCCCCGAGTTtgctcaccgagtccaatggcgagtgctgtccgtcgttctcctcgacgtagggacctgtctacgtccgaaaagacccttaccgaccctatggaggtcgattctgatgccggaggagaagagcaaggggagatccacacctctcgatcaaggagcagagctgcggttgcaagggGGAAGAGAACAGCTtcggagaaggctgagaaggtggttgagagagcagttgaggaagaggatcaacacgctgaggaggaggaccgagagagagaagaggagcagagagagaggaccCGCCAAGCCTCTCGGAGGCTAAAGCAGAAGGAGGTGGATACTCCGGCAAGACTCTTCAAGTttttccggaagatgagctttgttggtacccgctaccctcaccgacaaacaatgaagcaattgggcatcgctagagacgtCGAGTACCTGTTCGATATGTGCCACTTGGGCCAATTGATGCGAGCCCACcttgaagcatatgaggaggagacggtccacttcctttcaaCCTAGAAGCTGCACTATTTCGAGGACCACCCAACcttactacccgatggggggatcgggttcatcaccttctccccGAGGATTAAGGACTACCGACTTAgtttcaaagagatggagaagctgtatagCTTCAAATCTGGTAGTGGGGAAGGTATGGAGGTAGGCAAAGAagaaatgaggtccctatggctgacaatatgAGAGAAGAActcctacaagtccacaagctccaaatccgctcaaataaagagccctgtcttgaggtattttcacaagtcccttgcatgcactctttttgctagaaaagagactgggaatgtgaacgaccatgagctccagctgttagatattgcactgtgtggagttttgcACAAtactagggatggtacaccactagttggagatgttgcggatacaagcatgttgtttgtgttactcgatcaattcctctacCTGAAATCATGGgccgtgaaaagaagagaaggaggcggagagatctccattggggGACTAGTCACACCGATCctagtggcatgcgatgtgcccttaaAGGGAATTGTTCATGAACCAAGATGGCTGGATgcggactacctcgtgctggcgagatttttggcccatgagaggcctaatgacatgacgctgttcaagtttgtccatccaaccgccggagctgctcaaatggttctacctaatgtcatatgcaccaaggttcggctgggtgacaacattgacttcgcaccaccGTTGGAGGAGTTTTACAACCGggaggaggagtccgaagctgagaagagagaggataccgggcagagacagggagatagctcggaggagttcgattttgaggagtatgtatgctctcaaaagcaatgggttggagtgagggaacctcacaagaggatcgactggctgaagaggatgaacaagttcttggcaaagaaagtaaaagatcttaccggttcggtgaagacaatgggaggtcaaatcaaggagttgcaagatAAGGCAAGCTGTGTCTCAGttcctacctcggcacaagcaccaacttggatggggagaatcggaccgctaggaggaactcgaggactgccacctccagaaccttaCAGAGCATCATCATATGAGCCCCAAGCCGAGGAGAACATCACCCGACCTGAGGCATCGCGGAGAAGTCATTCTGATGCTTACCCTACGTCCAACCCGTTGGGATACACGATGAACTAttcgatgcacccatcgagcacccaatcgggtgagtTCACAGGGATCTTCCCTCCACCTTACAAGATGCCATTCACGACGccatacacgatgcaccctgcgagtggatacacgggtgatcattctggaccttTTCCGCCACTtccgtcgtactacccgatgccctacccgatgaactacgcgatcccaccctcgatcaacacctcggatgctggtccgagtaagtcggcAGTGCGCatttctgagctctctgacaagcaaacaccggcacctgctgaagccggagacgacccaggctacacgttggcgagtatggaggctgttgcaacctccttcttcaccaacccatgaggtaccactttcatccgatctttgtatataacattgcatttagtttaattcattttgtgtgattcttggattctttttcaaacttttatttacacagggactgtgtaatttaagtttgggggagggtcctagaatgtatttaacattgtgttttattttcttatttttattatttcaaatttttgcatgctagttttattcatttgagtctgcaNNNNNNNNNNNNNNNNNNNNNNNNNNNNNNNNNNNNNNNNNNNNNNNNNNNNNNNNNNNNNNNNNNNNNNNNNNNNNNNNNNNNNNNNNNNNNNNNNNNNNNNNNNNNNNNNNNNNNNNNNNNNNNNNNNNNNNNNNNNNNNNNNNNNNNNNNNNNNNNNNNNNNNNNNNNNNNNNNNNNNNNNNNNNNNNNNNNNNNNNNNNNNNNNNNNNNNNNNNNNNNNNNNNNNNNNNNNNNNNNNNNNNNNNNNNNNNNNNNNNNNNNNNNNNNNNNNNNNNNNNNNNNNNNNNNNNNNNNNNNNNNNNNNNNNNNNNNNNNNNNNNNNNNNNNNNNNNNNNNNNNNNNNNNNNNNNNNNNNNNNNNNNNNNNNNNNNNNNNNNNNNNNNNNNNNNNNNNNNNNNNNNNNNNNNNNNNNNNNNNNNNNNNNNNNNNNNNNNNNNNNNNNNNNNNNNNNNNNNNNNNNNNNNNNNNNNNNNNNNNNNNNNNNNNNNNNNNNNNNNNNNNNNNNNNNNNNNNNNNNNNNNNNNNNNNNNNNNNNNNNNNNNNNNNNNNNNNNNNNNNNNNNNNNNNNNNNNNNNNNNNNNNNNNNNNNNNNNNNNNNNNGTCGGCAGTGCGCatttctgagctctctgacaagcaaacaccggcacctgctgaagccggagacgacccNNNNNNNNNNNNNNNNNNNNNNNNNNNNNNNNNNNNNNNNNNNNNNNNNNNNNNNNNNNNNNNNNNNNNNNNNNNNNNNNNNNNNNNNNNNNNNNNNNNNNNNNNNNNNNNNNNNNNNNNNNNNNNNNNNNNNNNNNNNNNNNNNNNNNNNNNNNNNNNNNNNNNNNNNNNNNNNNNNNNNNNNNNNNNNNNNNNNNNNNNNNNNNNNNNNNNNNNNNNNNNNNNNNNNNNNNNNNNNNNNNNNNNNNNNNNNNNNNNNNNNNNNNNNNNNNNNNNNNNNNNNNNNNNNNNNNNNNNNNNNNNNNNNNNNNNNNNNNNNNNNNNNNNNNNNNNNNNNNNNNNNNNNNNNNNNNNNNNNNNNNNNNNNNNNNNNNNNNNNNNNNNNNNNNNNNNNNNNNNNNNNNNNNNNNNNNNNNNNNNNNNNNNNNNNNNNNNNNNNNNNNNNNNNNNNNNNNNNNNNNNNNNNNNNNNNNNNNNNNNNNNNNNNNNNNNNNNNNNNNNNNNNNNNNNNNNNNNNNNNNNNNNNNNNNNNNNNNNNNNNNNNNNNNNNNNNNNNNNNNNNNNNNNNNNNNNNNNNNNNNNNNNNNNNNNNNNNNNNNNNNNNNNNNNNNNNNNNNNNNNNNNNNNNNNNNNNNNNNNNNNNNNNNNNNNNNNNNNNNNNNNNNNNNNNNNNNNNNNNNNNNNNNNNNNNNNNNNNNNNNNNNNNNNNNNNNNNNNNNNNNNNNNNNNNNNNNNNNNNNNNNNNNNNNNNNNNNNNNNNNNNNNNNNNNNNNNNNNNNNNNNNNNNNNNNNNNNNNNNNNNNNNNNNNNNNNNNNNNNNNNNNNNNNNNNNNNNNNNNNNNNNNNNNNNNNNNNNNNNNNNNNNNNNNNNNNNNNNNNNNNNNNNNNNNNNNNNNNNNNNNNNNNNNNNNNNNNNNNNNNNgaaagaaagagaagaatatatCTACATTacgagtttagcaaagaaaaaaaaaaagagaggctagaagtttaaagtttaaaagtctaaaacttagggagtaaaaaaaaagagttaaaatcaaagatgtgggtagtttaaatTCTAGgggatttaaataaataaaaaaatgaaaatgagagtgaatgagaaaagggtagatcatcaagagttaagctttgtatgcccaaattgttctcagtcttagatagttttcaaaACTGTCTATCATTCCATCTtatgagagaaaaccacccaaagaatttgtttgaaaccaccttactaaaaaacCTTACACTtcaaaccgattgagcttgattcaccttccatttgcaagaattcgccaaacacttaattgaatgtgaaagagatgttccttatctttagttggaggttgagctagatcgatgcatggtaataagcatagaaaaatatttgtaagtatgttgattgatcttagcaccattaaactatctttaaggactatagcttgaatctttcggttagcatcttaaggttatgagtccccactttcaaaccgtaccctcttacttccttgctagaggactagcaagatttaagtttgggggtctgataactctctaatttacatgtttttagcatccttttttgtccatattttgcattgttcatacctctaacttagcatttttaggtcatttactgtaggaattcacttttagagcatttagggtgttgcatttctgcatttgcatattttggatgaaaacaggtgctaaagagccaaaaatggggaaaaacaaggacaactcgagcatgtacccgaaggagccatcgagctgcaagaacaagtccaaaccccaacacgatcgaggaggatccaagagcatgaagagcaacccgaagatccacccgaggagtaacccgacttcaccctcgtgtaccccatcgagtagatcatcgggcaggtctgggaagctaggtcaaatgggtttccatat harbors:
- the LOC104760279 gene encoding uncharacterized protein LOC104760279 yields the protein MASLWLKLVFSLSLIGLNCMAKSTLHQETEIECVSINKQSALQHPLMKNHRIQTRPSRELLSMLSTSNGNILGEIDLKGSEECPKGQVPIHKPKTNLTDNLIHPQQLPKEGSRLLKQTRRGKEQKRKNRLRTKTKSKPISSAMFSQKNKNQHRRPTLFTETHLHYAIVKTFLNTTNKWRGAQALFNINKPIVAQNQFSKAWIWLNYIQGSVTSSIQFGWAVHRKLYPDDRPRLTTFWTSDRNQKGCYNALCPGGYVQIHKSIYPGMVYNHINVPGGKQNTVHLSVAEDPVTKNWVLTIGSTMIGYWPRQGHMAEGASEVYFGGFAGSSDLSQPTTTSPPMGTGAFPTRDLSRSCFMKQLKYVLSDYTVVDINSNEVEAYVDNRKCYGVMFLKYVDFDSRETLTFGGPGGQC